TTTCGCAATCGTATCGCCGGGCGCCGACCTTGCGATGGTCATGCGCCAGGCAATGGTTCATGGACGCAGGCAGGCCATCATCACCAGCTTCGGCGTTGGAACGTCGCTGATGTTCCACGTTACCTATACGATCCTCGGACTTGGCCTGATCATTTCCCAGTCGATCTATCTCTTTAACATCGTCAAATGGCTGGGTGTCGCCTATCTGATCTATATCGGCATCAAGGCGCTGCGTGCCGGCAAGACCGAGTTGCCGGGCGTCGAGGGTGAGGCTGTTCAGGCGAAAAGCAGCCAGACCGGGCTCAAGGCCTTCACGCTCGGTTTCGCCGCCAATGCGCTCAATCCAAAACCGGTGTTTTTCTTCCTGTCGATCTTTTCGACGGTGGTTCACGCGCATACGCCCGTTGGCATCAAGTTTGGTTACGGGCTCGTCATGGCAAGCTGCCTTATCCTGTGGTTCGTCGGCGTCAGCCTGTTCATGACGACGCCGCGCATGCGCGCCGCATTTCAACGCGCCAGCCAATGGATCGACCGCACCAGCGGTGTGGTCTTCATCGCTCTCGGCATAAAACTCGCAACGGAAAAAGCGGCCTGAGTTTCAGGTCAAATGGAAGCTGGGCAATGATCCGATATCTTGCCCCTATAAAGCAGGAACCAGAACATGGCATATGATGTAGTTGTAATCGGCACCGGCCCCGGCGGTTATGTTTGCGCGGTCAAGGCGGCACAGCTCGGCCTGAAGGTCGCTGTCATCGAAAAGCGCGCGACCTATGGCGGCACCTGCCTCAATGTCGGCTGCATTCCCTCCAAGGCACTGCTGCACGCGTCCGAAACCTTCGCGCATGTCGCCCATGGCGTCGATTCGCTCGGTATCGAAGTTGCCGCCCCGAAACTGAACCTTGAAAAGATGATGGGCCACAAGGACAGCGTGGTGAAGGCCAATGTCGACGGCGTGTCCTTCCTGTTCAAGAAGAACAAGATCGATGCCTTCCAGGGCACCGGCAAGGTCGTTTCCGCCGGCAAGGTTTCCGTCACAAACGACAAGGGCGAGACACAGGAAATCGAAGCAAAGAACATCGTCATTGCCACAGGTTCTGACGTTGCCGGCATTCCAGGCGTTCAGGTTAATATCGATGAGAGCGTCATCGTGTCGTCTACCGGCGCAATCGCTCTTTCCAAGGTTCCGGAAAAGCTCATCGTCGTTGGCGGTGGCGTTATCGGCCTCGAGCTTGGTTCGGTCTGGTCGCGTCTCGGCGCCAAGGTGACCGTCGTCGAATATCTCGACACCATTCTCGGCGGCATGGATGCCGAAGTGTCCAAGCAGGCGCAGCGTCTGCTTGCCAAGCAGGGTCTCGATTTCAAGCTCGGCGCGAAGGTAACGGCGGTTGAAAAGACCGCCGCCGGTGCGAAGGTCGTGTTCGAACCGGTCAAGGGCGGCGCTGCCGAAACCCTGGAAGCGGATGTCGTTCTGATCTCCACCGGTCGCAAGCCCTTCACGGAGGGACTCGGACTTACTGAAGCCGGTGTGACGCTCGATAGCCGTGGCCGCGTTGAAATCGACGGCCACTACAAGACCAATGTCGACGGCATCTACGCCATCGGTGACGTGGTGAAGGGCCCGATGCTGGCGCACAAGGCGGAAGACGAGGGCGTGGCGCTCGCTGAAATCCTTGCGGGTCAGCACGGCCACGTCAATTACGACGTCATTCCCGGTGTTGTTTACACCCAGCCGGAAGTCGCTTCCGTCGGCAAGACGGAAGAAGAGTTGAAGGCCGCGGGCGTCGCTTACAAGGTCGGCAAGTTTCCCTTCACAGCAAATGGCCGCGCCCGCGCCATGCAGGTGACGGACGGTTTCGTGAAGATCCTAGCCGACAAGGAAACGGACCGGGTTCTGGGTGGTCACATCATCGGCTTCGGCGCGGGTGAAATGATCCACGAAATCGCCGTGCTGATGGAATTCGGCGGTTCTTCGGAAGATCTCGGTCGCACCTGCCATGCACATCCCACCATGTCTGAGGCCGTGAAGGAAGCGGCGCTCGCAACTTTCTTCAAGCCGATCCACATGTGATCGGCGTTTGAGCCTGACGCTCAAATATTAAATTTCAGTCATCTGTTAAACCCCGGCTTGCCACGCAGGCCGGGGTTTCTCATACTCGCGACACAGCCTGTCTAACCTTTTGATAAAAGGCAATAAAATGGCGTATCGCACTCAAGTTTCCTTCACGGTTCCACAGCGCATCATCCATTGGGCGATGGCGCTTCTGATCCTCTTCAATCTCCTGTTTCCCGATGGCATGGAACATGCCTACCGTTTGATGCGGCGTGGAGAGGCACTGACGCCGGATCAGCTGTCATCGGCGAATATTCACGCCTATGTGGGTTTCACCGTTCTTTTCCTTGCGGTCGTGCGCCTCTGTCTGCGGCTGATGCAGGGCGTGCCGCCACATCCGCCTGAGGAGCCGCGCGTCGCGCAGATTGCCGCCAAGGTGGCGCATTTTACGCTTTACGCGCTGTTCTTCATCCTGCCACTCTCCGGCATCGCTGCCTATTACTTTGGCGTGGGCGCGGCAGGCGATCTGCATTCCGGCCCGTTCAAGGTGCTGATGTGGGTTTTGATCGCCGGCCATGTCGTGGCTGTCCTTGTTCACCAGTTCTATTGGCGCACCAATCTCCTGAGGCGCATGACGCACGGCTAGGGTCCAAGCGGCGGTTTGTCGCGTTTCCTCCCCGCTGGAAAAAGAAGATGCTGGCCCCTGCCGCACCGTGCGGCTGGGGTTCAGGGATGCGAAACATCGAAGATATATTGGCAGGCGCCGATTGGTGCGATTGTTTTCAGGGAGAGATGATGACGCCGGGAATGACCTCGCTCGATGTGAGCAGGCTTCTCCTTGATCATCCTCCGGCATGGATTAGCGGGCTGATGGCGCTTCGAAACCGCGTCGTTTCGCTTTTCGGCTTAAAAACGGTTGAGTTGGTGGCCGGCGCTTCGGCGGGTGGATTTCCGGTTCTGTCGTCAAGCCGGGAGCGGACCGTGCTGGGTTTCGATGACCGTCATCTCGATTTCCGGATCGTCGTTGATCTCGAAGAAAAAGGAAGCCACCAGCTGGTGAGTGTCACCACCATCGTCAGGCGCAAGAATCTGTTCGGACGGCTCTATCTTCTCGCTGTCGGGCCGTTTCACCGCCGTATCGTGCCGGCGACGATGCGGCCGTTTTGCGCCAATGTCCGGCCTGTCAGCACCGGTAGTGAGTGGGTCAATCGACCCGGGTGAGGGTGAAGCCCTCTGCGCGCAGCAGTTCGACAAGGCCTTCTTCGCCCGGCAGATGCAGCGCGCCCACGGCCATGAAGACATTGCCCTTGGCAAGCTCAGGTGTGGCACGGTCTGCCATGACGTGATTGCGGTCGGTGATAATGCGCTGTTCGAAGGCGGCGTAGCCCTGTTCGCTTTCCGCCGCTGTCTTTTTGGGGTCGATGCTTTTCAGCATGGGCATGGTCATGCCGATATCGCCGGCGACGTAGAGATCGGTCATGGTCGTCATCACGTCATCCATGCGGTCGCCCAGTTCCAGCGTTTCGATCAGTGCCTGAAGATGAAATTCCATCGGCAGCTCGGACATGGCCGTCAGCTGTTCGACCATCGTCTCCAGCCCGACGAGGCGCTTTCCGTTCGCAACCGCATCTTCGGCAAGCTTCTTGTCGAGAAAGGAGAGGCCCGTTGCCTTGCGGGCGAACTCGCAGGCGGGCAGGGCGACGAAACTCGAAAGCATCCAGGGCTTCATCCGCGAAACCGCATTCAGCGGAATGCCCCGCTCCTTCAGGCCCTTTTCGAGACGCGAAACATTTTCGGGCGACAGGATGTCGGTGATCGATTTGCCATCCAGAAACATGGTGAGTTCGGGCTTGCTCAGCAGCGCGGTCGCGACCTTCTTGTCGTCAACGATTTCGTCCGACTCCACGATCACAGTCGCGGCCTTTTCGAAGGCGGGGCTGGCGGCCGCAGGCATCTCCAGAACACGCGGATCGGTGACATGCATGGTGCCGAGAAGATAGGACGGGGCCGTGCCGGCCTTTTCGATGCGCCAGAAGTTGCCCTTGCCGTTCGGGATCGCTGCCGCCTCCTGCTCGATCTTTGCGAAAGCTTGCGGATCGGTTTTACGCATGTCTACGAGAATATCGCTGCCCGTGCAGGTGACCTTCTGCTCGGCGGCCTCCGCCTCGCCCAGTGACAGCAGGGTCATGAGGAGGATGGCAACGGCTGTAACATGCAGGGCGGCCAGCAGCCAGAGCAGGGCATCGCCGGTTTTGCCCATGAGGGTGGCGGTCAGATTTTCGGGTTTCATCAGGCTTTGCATCGGTCCAATCCGGTTCTCGTTCGCTTATAGAACGGCCGTTTGGATGTCTGGTTAATGTTTATGGTTAACCATTTCCTGTGTCATGCGCGAGGGTGCGCGTTGTCGTAGATTTCCAATAATCTTGCCGTATCGACGCCGGTATAGACCTGTGTGGTGGAGAGGCTCGCATGGCCGAGCAGTTCCTGAATGGTGCGCAGATCCCCACCGCCGGCCAAGAGATGGGTGGCGAAGGAATGGCGCAGCGCATGCGGCGTGGCATTTTCCGGAAGGCCGAACGCGCCGCGCAGCTTCTGCATTTCCCGTTGGATGATGGCGGGCTGCAGCTTGCCGCCGCGTGCGCCGAGGAACAGCGGTTCACTCGCCGACAGAGCATAGGGGCAGAGCTTCCTGTAGGTATCGACCGCTTCGGTGACCACGGCCAAAAGCGGCACGATCCGTGTCTTGCTGCCTTTGCCTGTTATACGCAGGCTGCGTGCGCCGGGCGGAAAATCTGCCGGCGTGAGGCTGAGTGCCTCTGAAATGCGCAGCCCGCAGCCATAGAGCAGCGAGAGGACGGCCGCATTGCGGGCTGCGATCCATGGCTCTTCATTTAACTGTGCCTCTGATGTCGTGATCTTCAGCGCCTGCCGATCGGTCAGCGGCTTCGGCAGGGATTTCGGTTGTTTTGGCGCGCGCATGGCGGTGGCGCCGGCGGCATTGACAAGGCCTTTTCGCTGAAGATGGTGCAGCAGGGAGCGCAGACCCGCCAGATGCCTGCTGAGGGAACGCGCACCAACGCCTTCCTTGCGCCTGTTGGCCAGAAAGGCGCGCAGATCGACAGGACGAAGATCGGCAATATCCGCGATGGAGGCCGGTTTGCCGATGTAGCCTGTCAGGAAGGTCAGGAACTGACGCGTATCGCGCTCATAGGCTTCGACGGTATTGTCGGAAAGGCGGCGTTCACCGCCAAGCGCCGTCAGCCAGGCCTGGCGCTCGGTGAGCAGATCGGGGTCGGCAAATGTCAGGATTTCGGTCACGCGGCGCTCCATTCCACAGCGTGAATATATGCGCCTATGGTCAGCATTTGGTTAAGAGGTGGACTTTGCGGGGCGAGCGCCCTACATCCGGGCGGTTTCCTTTTTCCTGTCGCCGGGGCATGGTCGCCACATCATGGCAAAAGATTCGTCCGATCTGTTTGGGGCTCTATTCGACCCGCCGTCGCCCACGCGCACGGTACCCGTTCTTGTGCCGATGCCAGCGCCCGGGCCCTATAGCTACGCCGTGCCTGAAGATATGGTGGTGGAAACCGGTTCCGTGGTTCAGGTGCCACTTGGTCCGCGGCAGGTCTTCGGCGTGGTGTGGGACGATGCCGGCGAGAAGAGCTTTGACCCCAAGAAGCTACGGCCCATAACCAAGAGTTTCGAGTGCCCGCCCATGAAGACGGAAATGCGCCGCTTCGTGGACTGGGTTGCCGCCTATACGCTGTCTCCGCCCGGTCTCGTGGCGCGCATGGCATTGCGCGCGCCTGCCGCCTTCGATCCCGAGCCGATGATCGAGGGGCTACGGCTGACGGAAGGCAGGCCGGAGCGCCTGACCCCCGCCCGCGAGCGGGTGATGGAGCTGGCGGCCGAAGGGCACGGCTGGACGAAGAGCGGGCTTGCTCATGCCGCCGGCGTTTCGACCAGCGTCATCGACGGGCTTGTGAAACAGGGCGTGTTCGAGACGATCTTCCTGCCCGCGCCGCCAGTGGTGCCCGAGCCTGACCCTGATTATGTCGAGCCGCGTCTGGAGGGCCCGCAGAGACAGGCCGCTTCGGAGATACTGGAGGATGTGCGCAGGGGCGGTTTTCATGTCTCGTTGATCGACGGCGTGACGGGCTCCGGCAAGACCGAGGTCTATTTCGAGGCCGTGGCCGAAACGCTCAGGCAAGGCAAGCAGGTGCTCATCCTGTTGCCGGAAATTGCCCTGACCGCGGCGTTTCTGGAGCGCTTTCAGGATCGGTTTGGTGCAAAACCGGCGGAATGGCATTCTGACGTCTCGCCCCGAATGCGTGAAAAAGTCTGGCGGCAGGCTGTCACCGGCGAGGTGAAGGTGGTAGCCGGCGCGCGCTCGGCACTTTTCCTTCCCTTCGATAATCTTGGTCTCATCATTGTCGATGAGGAGCATGACCCGGCTTACAAGCAGGAAGACCGTGTTTTCTATAATGCCCGCGACATGGCGGTTGTGAGGGCGCGGATCGCCGAATTCCCGGTCGTGCTGGTTTCGGCCACGCCATCTGTCGAAAGCCAGGTGAACGGCAGCTCCGGGCGTTACAACACGATTCACCTGCACACGCGTTTTGGCGATGCGGCCATGCCGGACCTTCATCTCGTTGATATGCGCCGACACCCGCCGGAGCGCGGAGGGTTTCTGTCACCCGTCCTGCTGCGTGGGATCGGCAAGACGATCGAAAAGGGTGAACAGGCGCTGCTGTTCCTCAATCGACGCGGCTACGCGCCGCTGACGCTTTGCCGGGTCTGCGGCCACCGTTTCCAGTGTCCGCAATGTTCCAGCTGGCTGGTGGAGCACCGGTTCCGCAATCAGTTGCAGTGCCATCAGTGCGGCCATAACGAGCCAACGCCCGATCATTGCCCGGAATGCGGCACATTTGATCATCTCGTGGCTTGCGGGCCGGGTGTGGAGCGCATCGCCGAAGAGGTGGAGAAACATTTCCCCGAGGCCCGCACCATCGTGCTCTCCTCCGATCTGATGGGCGTCAAGCGGCTGCGGCTGGAGTTGGAGGCGATCGTTAAAGGGGAGGCAGACATCGTCATCGGGACGCAACTTGTCGCCAAGGGCCATAACTTTCCGCTGATGACGCTTGTTGGCATCGTTGATGCCGATCTCGGCCTGGCCAATGGCGATCCGCGGGCGGCGGAGCGAACCTTTCAGCTGCTTTCCCAGGTAACGGGGCGCGCCGGGAGAACGGGGCGAAAGAGCCATGGTTTGCTGCAAACCTATCAGCCACAACATCCGGTCATGCAGGCCATCGTTTCCGGTGATGCCTCTGCATTCTACGAGAGGGAGATCGTGGAGCGCGAAAAGGCCCTGCTACCGCCCTTCGGACGGCTTGCCTCGATCATTGTATCGGCCGATACGCGCGGAGAAGCGGAAACGCATGCGAGAGGTCTGAGGGCTGTGGCCCCGCAGGTAACCGGCATCATGCTGCTTGGCCCGGCGGAAGCGCCGCTGGCGCTGATCCGCGGTCGGCACCGTTTTCGGTTGCTGCTACACGGGCGGCGCAATTCCGACATGCAGTCGTTTCTGCGCACGCTTCTGGCCAATGGTCCGAGGGAGCGCGGCAGCGTGCATGTGCAGCTGGATATCGATCCGCAAAGTTTCCTCTGAACTTTGCGGGCGCAGGCGTTTTCCAGCTGTCGCGACCGTGGCATAAGGCGAGCGAACAACAGAATCGATTGGGGAACGATATGGAGTTTTATTTTCCGGCCGAATTCGGCGAACAGTTGGCCTTCGGCGCGGCGGTGGTATCGGCCATCATCGGGCTATTTTTCATGTTTGCACCCGGCTTGACGCTTCGGGCTTTCGGTCTGCTGCCCGCCGGCGAACGCCGGGATGGCTATGCGCTGGTGCGCTCGTCGCTTTCCGGCTTTTATCTCGGCCTCGGCGCCGCCGCCCTGCTTCTCGCCCAGCCCATGGTCTATCTCGCCTTCGGTGCGGCATTCGCCCTTAGTGTGTTCGGCGGGATACTCTCCATCCTCTCTGATGGTGGCGCAAGCATGCGGAATCTCTTACTTCTGGTTGTGCACTTTCTGCTCGCCGCACTCTCGTTGAGCTACGTCTTCGGGTTGGTCTGAAGCCGGCTTTTTGGCTTTTGCGCCTCACAGACGCTTGATCCTGAGCGAAATCGGAAAATTAAAACGCATTCCCCCTTGCCCAAACGGCGCTTTCCGCTATTACGCGTGTTGCGAGTCCCGGCGTCCTATGCTAGACGGACCGCGAAATTGGGAAAAGGCAGGGGGGAATTCCGGTCTTTTTCGGGGAAATTGAAACGATTTCAAGAATTTGATGCGGTGGAGCCCCATCGCTGATGGTCTTGGACGATTAGCAGGGAAAAAGTGCCCGTGGCAGAGACCTCCCAGGGAACATCCGGTGTAGCGGAAAGGTATGCGTCGTCGCTTTTCGAGCTTGCTTTGGAAGCGGGTACGGTCGAAGCGGTTCAGGCCGAACTGGACAAGTTTGGCGCTCTTCTCGACGAAAGCGATGATTTGAAGCGTCTGGTTGCGAGCCCGGTATTTTCCGCCGAGGACCAGTTCAAGGCAATCACCGCAATCTGCGAAAAGGCCGGCATCAATGGTCTCGCGCTGAATTTCCTCAAGGTCGTTGCGAATAATCGCCGTCTCTTTGCCGTTCCCGGCATGATCCGCGCCTACCGCACCATTGCTGCCGCCCACCGCGGCGAAATTACCGCCGAGGTTACCTCGGCACATGCGCTCGACGAGGCGCAGGAAACTGAACTGAAGGCGGCGCTGAAGAGCGTTACCGGCAAGGATGTGGCGGTTTCCGTTACCGTCGATCCCTCGATCCTCGGTGGTCTGATCGTCAAGGTCGGCTCCCGCCAGATCGATACGTCTCTTCGCACCAAACTTTCCACCCTTAAGCTTGCACTGAAAGAGGTTGGCTGATGGATATCCGCGCCGCGGAAATTTCCGCAATTCTGAAAGATCAAATCAAAAATTTCGGCAACGAGGCGGAAGTCTCGGAAGTCGGCCAGGTGCTTTCCGTCGGTGACGGTATTGCTCGCGTTTACGGTCTCGACAATGTTCAGGCTGGTGAAATGGTCGAGTTTCCGGGCGGCATCCGCGGCATGGCGCTCAACCTCGAAGCCGACAATGTCGGCGTGGTTATCTTCGGTTCCGACCGTGACATCAAGGAAGGCGACACCGTAAAGCGGACTGGCGCTATCGTTGACGTCCCCGTTGGCCCGGAACTGCTCGGCCGCGTCG
This genomic interval from Agrobacterium tumefaciens contains the following:
- a CDS encoding F0F1 ATP synthase subunit delta, translated to MPVAETSQGTSGVAERYASSLFELALEAGTVEAVQAELDKFGALLDESDDLKRLVASPVFSAEDQFKAITAICEKAGINGLALNFLKVVANNRRLFAVPGMIRAYRTIAAAHRGEITAEVTSAHALDEAQETELKAALKSVTGKDVAVSVTVDPSILGGLIVKVGSRQIDTSLRTKLSTLKLALKEVG
- a CDS encoding tyrosine recombinase XerC — its product is MERRVTEILTFADPDLLTERQAWLTALGGERRLSDNTVEAYERDTRQFLTFLTGYIGKPASIADIADLRPVDLRAFLANRRKEGVGARSLSRHLAGLRSLLHHLQRKGLVNAAGATAMRAPKQPKSLPKPLTDRQALKITTSEAQLNEEPWIAARNAAVLSLLYGCGLRISEALSLTPADFPPGARSLRITGKGSKTRIVPLLAVVTEAVDTYRKLCPYALSASEPLFLGARGGKLQPAIIQREMQKLRGAFGLPENATPHALRHSFATHLLAGGGDLRTIQELLGHASLSTTQVYTGVDTARLLEIYDNAHPRA
- a CDS encoding LysE family translocator; its protein translation is MHQYLIELASLMAIFAFAIVSPGADLAMVMRQAMVHGRRQAIITSFGVGTSLMFHVTYTILGLGLIISQSIYLFNIVKWLGVAYLIYIGIKALRAGKTELPGVEGEAVQAKSSQTGLKAFTLGFAANALNPKPVFFFLSIFSTVVHAHTPVGIKFGYGLVMASCLILWFVGVSLFMTTPRMRAAFQRASQWIDRTSGVVFIALGIKLATEKAA
- a CDS encoding primosomal protein N', with product MAKDSSDLFGALFDPPSPTRTVPVLVPMPAPGPYSYAVPEDMVVETGSVVQVPLGPRQVFGVVWDDAGEKSFDPKKLRPITKSFECPPMKTEMRRFVDWVAAYTLSPPGLVARMALRAPAAFDPEPMIEGLRLTEGRPERLTPARERVMELAAEGHGWTKSGLAHAAGVSTSVIDGLVKQGVFETIFLPAPPVVPEPDPDYVEPRLEGPQRQAASEILEDVRRGGFHVSLIDGVTGSGKTEVYFEAVAETLRQGKQVLILLPEIALTAAFLERFQDRFGAKPAEWHSDVSPRMREKVWRQAVTGEVKVVAGARSALFLPFDNLGLIIVDEEHDPAYKQEDRVFYNARDMAVVRARIAEFPVVLVSATPSVESQVNGSSGRYNTIHLHTRFGDAAMPDLHLVDMRRHPPERGGFLSPVLLRGIGKTIEKGEQALLFLNRRGYAPLTLCRVCGHRFQCPQCSSWLVEHRFRNQLQCHQCGHNEPTPDHCPECGTFDHLVACGPGVERIAEEVEKHFPEARTIVLSSDLMGVKRLRLELEAIVKGEADIVIGTQLVAKGHNFPLMTLVGIVDADLGLANGDPRAAERTFQLLSQVTGRAGRTGRKSHGLLQTYQPQHPVMQAIVSGDASAFYEREIVEREKALLPPFGRLASIIVSADTRGEAETHARGLRAVAPQVTGIMLLGPAEAPLALIRGRHRFRLLLHGRRNSDMQSFLRTLLANGPRERGSVHVQLDIDPQSFL
- a CDS encoding cytochrome b, translating into MAYRTQVSFTVPQRIIHWAMALLILFNLLFPDGMEHAYRLMRRGEALTPDQLSSANIHAYVGFTVLFLAVVRLCLRLMQGVPPHPPEEPRVAQIAAKVAHFTLYALFFILPLSGIAAYYFGVGAAGDLHSGPFKVLMWVLIAGHVVAVLVHQFYWRTNLLRRMTHG
- a CDS encoding DUF2867 domain-containing protein; the protein is MRNIEDILAGADWCDCFQGEMMTPGMTSLDVSRLLLDHPPAWISGLMALRNRVVSLFGLKTVELVAGASAGGFPVLSSSRERTVLGFDDRHLDFRIVVDLEEKGSHQLVSVTTIVRRKNLFGRLYLLAVGPFHRRIVPATMRPFCANVRPVSTGSEWVNRPG
- a CDS encoding phage infection protein, with translation MEFYFPAEFGEQLAFGAAVVSAIIGLFFMFAPGLTLRAFGLLPAGERRDGYALVRSSLSGFYLGLGAAALLLAQPMVYLAFGAAFALSVFGGILSILSDGGASMRNLLLLVVHFLLAALSLSYVFGLV
- the lpdA gene encoding dihydrolipoyl dehydrogenase is translated as MAYDVVVIGTGPGGYVCAVKAAQLGLKVAVIEKRATYGGTCLNVGCIPSKALLHASETFAHVAHGVDSLGIEVAAPKLNLEKMMGHKDSVVKANVDGVSFLFKKNKIDAFQGTGKVVSAGKVSVTNDKGETQEIEAKNIVIATGSDVAGIPGVQVNIDESVIVSSTGAIALSKVPEKLIVVGGGVIGLELGSVWSRLGAKVTVVEYLDTILGGMDAEVSKQAQRLLAKQGLDFKLGAKVTAVEKTAAGAKVVFEPVKGGAAETLEADVVLISTGRKPFTEGLGLTEAGVTLDSRGRVEIDGHYKTNVDGIYAIGDVVKGPMLAHKAEDEGVALAEILAGQHGHVNYDVIPGVVYTQPEVASVGKTEEELKAAGVAYKVGKFPFTANGRARAMQVTDGFVKILADKETDRVLGGHIIGFGAGEMIHEIAVLMEFGGSSEDLGRTCHAHPTMSEAVKEAALATFFKPIHM
- a CDS encoding TraB/GumN family protein; translation: MQSLMKPENLTATLMGKTGDALLWLLAALHVTAVAILLMTLLSLGEAEAAEQKVTCTGSDILVDMRKTDPQAFAKIEQEAAAIPNGKGNFWRIEKAGTAPSYLLGTMHVTDPRVLEMPAAASPAFEKAATVIVESDEIVDDKKVATALLSKPELTMFLDGKSITDILSPENVSRLEKGLKERGIPLNAVSRMKPWMLSSFVALPACEFARKATGLSFLDKKLAEDAVANGKRLVGLETMVEQLTAMSELPMEFHLQALIETLELGDRMDDVMTTMTDLYVAGDIGMTMPMLKSIDPKKTAAESEQGYAAFEQRIITDRNHVMADRATPELAKGNVFMAVGALHLPGEEGLVELLRAEGFTLTRVD